One genomic region from Augochlora pura isolate Apur16 chromosome 7, APUR_v2.2.1, whole genome shotgun sequence encodes:
- the LOC144472327 gene encoding quinone oxidoreductase-like protein 2 — protein sequence MSVSVGRRILTNFCRHHLKKYPVRTRAIKFSSTTRCRSPNPDTETSPASPISAAVLKHFGSPLVVGHFEAPKISQPNEVVVDVHYCALSAPDILLAQNNYTFEPNLPKILGQEFVGKLVQIGDDAKRCGYKIGDKVIALNKDCFGGLSEQCLVNCEDIWKIPSEMKTIDVVNLLDDYITALLALESKVNLQEDDIIIINVGMSSIGLAAVDLATNVYKARVIGVCATEEGADLARTKGSVLASLKYKDKRLMKQLEELAAEKDIQEIFADADGEHLKQVINCFTGIYKKGATMKDLLRDDSFAVVVHHLSREGRVIIAGSTAIMTDCDLDRFCVAGFSLREYKEKKPEEYRQAGDDVLTFIEEGLIKPSCTMTVGLHNVNDAMDFILKSKSPGKAIVDIREKDAKAKVVEQDD from the exons ATGTCGGTCTCCGTGGGCAGAAGAATCCTAACGAATTTTTGTAGACACCATCTGAAGAAATACCCGGTACGAACAAGAGCCATTAAGTTCAGTTCGACGACACGATGTAGGTCGCCTAACCCAGACACCGAGACCTCTCCGGCTTCTCCGATTTCTGCTGCGGTGCTGAAACACTTTGGCAGCCCGTTGGTAGTAGGCCACTTTGAGGCTCCAAAAATATCGCAGCCGAACGAA GTCGTCGTAGACGTGCATTATTGTGCCCTAAGCGCGCCGGACATCCTCCTAGCCCAAAATAATTACACGTTCGAACCGAATCTGCCAAAGATCTTGGGTCAAGAGTTTGTTGGAAAGCTAGTCCAGATTGGGGATGATGCAAAGAGATGTGGATACAAGATTGGGGACAAGGTGATAGCACTCAACAAAGACTGCTTCGGAGGTCTGAGCGAACAATGCTTAGTAAACTGTGAA GACATCTGGAAGATACCGTCTGAGATGAAGACCATAGACGTAGTCAATCTACTCGATGACTATATCACTGCACTGCTTGCACTAGAGAGCAAGGTCAACCTCCAGGAGGATgacataattataatcaacGTGGGGATGAGTAGTATTGGCCTGGCAGCGGTTGATCTTGCTACAAATGTTTACAAAGCTCGAGTAATAGGGGTCTGTGCCACCGAAGAGGGGGCAGACTTGGCTAGAACCAAGGGTTCGGTCCTTGCGAGCTTAAAATACAAAGACAAAAGACTGATGAAGCAATTAGAGGAGTTGGCAGCCGAGAAAGACATCCAGGAGATCTTTGCAGATGCTGACGGGGAGCACCTGAAGCAGGTGATAAACTG CTTCACCGGCATCTACAAAAAGGGTGCAACAATGAAAGACTTATTGCGAGACGACAGCTTCGCCGTGGTGGTGCACCACCTGTCCCGCGAAG GACGTGTAATCATTGCCGGGTCGACGGCGATCATGACGGATTGCGACTTGGACCGCTTCTGCGTGGCCGGGTTCAGTCTGAGAGAGTACAAGGAAAAGAAACCGGAAGAGTATCG CCAAGCCGGCGACGACGTTTTGACGTTCATCGAGGAGGGTCTGATTAAACCTAGCTGCACGATGACGGTCGGGCTCCACAATGTAAACGATGCAATGGACTTCATTCTTAAGAGCAAATCACCTGGAAAA GCCATAGTCGACATACGAGAGAAAGACGCTAAAGCAAAAGTAGTCGAGCAGGACGACTGA
- the LOC144472391 gene encoding uncharacterized protein LOC144472391 has translation MTDSDKKLMSRVLKLANKFNCFYLSGFHSGECRAFVVDGQQVGLVRPDVIKELLNYPQVFQVHPEYVQLNPAFRDYAERSARVDEVLREWQAGGKFVTLRGWREECYEVRAQFNTSPLFKMDRSATCLFGIRKYGVDINGYVNDPVKGLSIWLQKRSPNKQTWPGYWDNMVSGGLSVGYGINETAIKEAGEEASIPNNLVTKLKSAGCVSLFFESERGLFPNTEFVYDLELPPDFVPSNNDGEVETFELLPVNECLERILSSHFKTTSVPVALDFLIRHGYITAENEPNFIQIVELLHVPLQTLYNQPQKKCKIATNGEAIESLDRI, from the exons ATGACGGATAGTGATAAGAAACTGATGTCACGCGTATTAAAGCTCGCCAACAAATTCAACTGCTTCTACCTGTCGG GTTTCCACTCAGGTGAATGCAGAGCATTCGTAGTAGATGGCCAGCAGGTCGGCTTGGTGCGTCCAGATGTGATAAAGGAGCTGTTAAATTACCCTCAG GTCTTTCAAGTACATCCAGAATATGTGCAACTAAATCCAGCCTTTCGAGACTATGCTGAGAGGAGTGCACGTGTCGACGAAGTCCTGAGGGAATGGCAGGCTGGTGGAAAGTTCGTAACACTACGGGGCTGGAGAGAGGAGTGCTATGAAGTACGTGCACAGTTCAACACATCTCCATTATTCAAAATGGACCGATCTGCTACAT GTCTATTTGGAATTCGCAAGTACGGTGTAGACATAAACGGATACGTGAATGATCCTGTCAAGGGTCTGTCAATATGGTTGCAAAAACGTAGCCCCAACAAGCAGACCTGGCCCGGCTACTGGGACAACATGGTCAGCGGTGGACTGAGTGTTGGTTACGGCATAAATGAGACCGCGATCAAAGAAGCCGGGGAGGAGGCCAGCATCCCCAATAATCTCGTCACAAAGCTGAAGAGCGCCGGCTGCGTGTCGCTGTTCTTCGAAAGCGAAAGGGGCCTGTTTCCGAACACCGAGTTCGTCTACGACCTAGAACTGCCACCAGACTTCGTGCCCAGCAACAACGACGGCGAGGTGGAGACCTTCGAGTTGCTTCCAGTCAACGAATGCCTAGAGAGGATATTGTCCTCGCACTTCAAGACCACATCAGTCCCGGTCGCTCTCGATTTCTTAATCAGACACGGATACATTACTGCGGAAAACG AGcctaattttatacaaatcgTGGAACTGCTTCATGTACCACTGCAGACCCTGTACAATCAACCACAAAAAAAGTGTAAAATAGCCACCAACGGCGAGGCAATCGAGTCCCTAGACAGAATTTAA
- the LOC144472392 gene encoding putative rRNA-processing protein EBP2 homolog: MKVKKVAKAVASSESDSEYDSSDEELREAFAQGLLKPGLNTVAEDTNKKYKNSVNLMKQKLDEIKLNLPWIERLDMINIPAPLAPELAKQMQEQEIRRSNQLKGNKKLPQYDPADDPVLNDFRRETMFHRQAQGAVMDGVIRLKKLGLPITRPDDYFAEMAKTDAHMHKVRENLMRKQTITQRSEKVRQMRQQRKVAKQMQVEATLKKHAEKRKMLDEVKKYRKGVRQDLDFLNDKKKPQRKVDSAVSTNRRVNPAVLAKRKVRDSKYGFGGKKRGSKKNTRTSSMDVSEYKRPGKQGKDFKNKGAKTNQRLGKQRRVQMKSRKKRQ; encoded by the exons ATGAAGGTGAAAAAGGTTGCCAAAGCGGTTGCATCCTCGGAATCTGATTCCGAATATGACAGCTCCGACGAAGAA TTGCGTGAAGCTTTTGCACAAGGTTTACTGAAGCCTGGTTTGAACACAGTAGCCGAggatacaaataaaaaatacaagaattcTGTG AACCTAATGAAACAGAAACTAGAcgagattaaattaaacttgCCATGGATAGAAAGATTAGACATGATAAACATACCAGCGCCGTTGGCTCCAGAGCTGGCAAAGCAAATGCAAGAGCAGGAGATCAGGCGTTCCAACCAGCTGAAGGGGAACAAGAAATTACCTCAGTACGATCCCGCAGATGATCCTGTCTTGAATGACTTCAGGAGGGAGACAATGTTTCACAGACAGGCTCAGGGTGCTGTCATGGACGGTGTCATAAGGCTGAAGAAGCTTGGTCTGCCGATAACCAGGCCGGACGACTATTTTGCTGAAATGGCAAAGACAGATGCGCACATGCACAAGGTGAGGGAGAACCTGATGAGGAAACAGACGATAACCCAGAGGTCGGAGAAGGTCAGACAGATGAGGCAGCAGAGGAAGGTTGCCAAGCAGATGCAGGTCGAGGCAACCTTGAAGAAGCACGCCGAGAAGAGGAAAATGTTGGACGAGGTGAAAAAGTATCGCAAAGGCGTCAGACAGGACCTTGACTTCTTGAATGACAAGAAGAAGCCCCAGCGCAAGGTGGACTCTGCGGTCTCAACCAATAGAAGGGTGAACCCTGCGGTGTTAGCCAAACGAAAGGTAAGAGACTCGAAGTACGGTTTTGGCGGCAAGAAGCGTGGCAGCAAGAAAAATACGAGGACGAGTTCTATGGACGTATCGGAGTACAAGAGGCCAGGGAAACAGGGCaaagatttcaaaaataaggGGGCCAAGACGAATCAGAGACTGGGTAAACAACGCAGGGTTCAGATGAAGTCGAGAAAGAAGCGGCAGTAG